One genomic segment of Cardinium endosymbiont of Philonthus spinipes includes these proteins:
- a CDS encoding polyprenol monophosphomannose synthase, giving the protein MSAFSRAIVVIPTYNERDNIEPLLTAIFALKIGVAVLVVDDHSPDGTADVVIRLQQSYPQQLHLLSRPQKEGLGRAYLAGFGWALAYGYDYICSMDADFSHAPTDLPRLLAMCATPTVDIVIGSRYIPGGRVVNWPLSRILLSSLANWLARFITAMPIKDVTAGFVCYRRAILEDILHRPLSTPKLPLAIASQKRSIAAVGYSFQVEIKFLAHQYGAKLVELPITFVNRARGKSKMGLRMAAESFLWLMQMRWKS; this is encoded by the coding sequence ATGTCAGCCTTTTCTCGTGCAATTGTGGTGATACCTACTTATAATGAGCGGGACAATATTGAGCCTTTATTGACCGCTATTTTTGCATTAAAAATAGGCGTAGCTGTTTTAGTAGTAGATGATCACTCTCCTGATGGTACAGCTGATGTAGTCATTAGGCTACAGCAATCTTATCCCCAGCAACTACATCTTTTAAGCAGGCCTCAAAAAGAGGGGTTGGGTCGAGCCTATTTAGCAGGTTTTGGTTGGGCATTGGCTTATGGTTACGATTATATTTGCAGCATGGATGCTGATTTTTCCCATGCACCTACTGATTTGCCTCGACTTTTGGCCATGTGCGCTACACCTACAGTTGATATAGTCATTGGCTCCCGTTACATTCCAGGTGGGCGTGTGGTCAATTGGCCCCTTTCTAGAATCTTATTATCCTCCCTAGCCAATTGGCTTGCACGGTTTATTACAGCTATGCCTATTAAAGATGTTACGGCTGGTTTTGTTTGTTATCGGCGGGCCATACTAGAAGATATATTACATAGACCTCTTTCGACACCAAAATTGCCATTAGCAATTGCATCTCAAAAGAGGTCTATAGCTGCTGTAGGCTACAGTTTTCAGGTAGAAATAAAATTCTTAGCACATCAGTATGGTGCCAAGCTGGTGGAATTACCAATTACCTTTGTAAATAGGGCACGGGGCAAGTCTAAAATGGGCTTACGCATGGCAGCGGAAAGCTTTTTGTGGCTTATGCAGATGAGGTGGAAGAGTTGA